The following DNA comes from Thiohalobacter sp..
ACAATCGGAATGGTGATTCAGGAAACGTTCGAGGTGGCCACCCGCGGCCGCGGTACCCACGATCTCACCCGCGAGATCCAGCAGCGGGTTGCCGCCAGCGGCATCCGCACCGGCATCGCTCAGCTGTTCGTGCACCACACCAGCGCCTCGCTGATGCTGTGCGAGAACGCCGATCCGGACGTGCGCGCCGATCTCGAACGCTTCATGTCACGGCTGGTGCCGGACGGTGACCCCCTGTTCGCGCACGATGCCGAAGGC
Coding sequences within:
- a CDS encoding secondary thiamine-phosphate synthase enzyme YjbQ, translating into MVIQETFEVATRGRGTHDLTREIQQRVAASGIRTGIAQLFVHHTSASLMLCENADPDVRADLERFMSRLVPDGDPLFAHDAEGPDDMPAHVRTLLTDSSLSLPISGGRCALGTWQGIYLWEHRTRGHRRRLTLTLIGE